CTCATCTCTGTAACACTCGTTTAGTTTTCAAGGATCAAGAACAGGATGTTCATTGTCCAGCGTTGCGACAGGACGTCGCGTTCTTCGCTGGGCTACCACCTTATGTCGCTCAAGGCGACGCATATAAACTTATCACATCAGAGACTCGAAAGTCAACTGGTAAGTTTTCTTTTTTCATCCCCGCATCTCTCGCGGCGACATGGACTATCTTATCATGCCCCATTCGAACGCTCAATCTCCAGCTCGGAACAAACCAAAACAAACCCTGCCCTCAATAGGAAAAGCCTCGCCCAGCGAGGCTCTTCCTCCCACTTACTTACGATGATACGCTGCACACATCAAACCAAAATACGTCGGCACCTCATAGCTTAAGAACTCCACGTCGCGATCCGCCTGCTCAATGCCGCCAGCCAGCACCAGCGCCTGCCAGATCCCGTCCGGTTTTGCTGCTTCAATGAACTCCGGTTCAAACTCGGCCATGCGCTCAATCTGGTTTAGCTTTAACAGCTCCACCACTTCCGCATCCAACTGGGCTGCAGCCGGGTCGAACCCATATGGCCCGTGCTCATCATGCGCATGCGACCAGTCGCAGCTCGCGATCAGCCCCACTCGCTTGCCCGAAGCGGCCACCGCCCGCGCGACCGCCTCCCCAAGCTTCACATGCTCTGCGAATCCAACCGTCCGCGTCGGCGTGATCACCACCACCGGCACGTTCGGCATAAACCACAAAGGCACAAGTACCCCCCAATCCATCGGCAGGCACGAATACGGACCGGAAGCCGTCGCAAAATTTACAGCGCCAATCGGCAGCCGCATCTGCTTTGCCTCCTGCACAATCGCCTTTGCCAACTCCCGATCGACAGCTCGTTCCATCGTCACCTTGCCGCCGTTATCCTCCACTTCCCCATACATCCGCTCACAGTCGGCCACGCAAAACTGCCCGTCAATCCGCACCCCGTGCGGCGTCAACACAATGATCGTCTCCGGTCGGGCCTCTTCCATATAGCGGCCCAATTGTTCCATGCTTCCCCGGGTCACGCTCATCAGATCAGGATTCTGCTGTGACAACTCCTCAAGAATCTCCGACCCATGCGGCGTGATACAAGCAAAAACAAATGGATTCACAGCTCCCATTCCTCTCCGATTCAGATACCCAAAGTATACCCAGCTCCACAATTTGTGTAAATATTCATGTAAAATAGAACGCAACACCACATCAAGGGAGGATGCCCCATGAACTGGTTCCAACTCGCAGAGCAACACCGCGAACAATTCCTCAAAGAACTGATTCAATTTCTCTCCATCAACTCCGTCGAAGAGATGACCACCGCAACGGAAGTACAGCCATTCGGAGCCGGTGTGGCACAAGCTCTGGATTTTCTATTGCATCAGGCAACCCAAGATGGCTTCCACACCCGCAATTACGAAGGTTATGCCGGCACCATCGACTACGGTCAGGCTGACGAACAGGTAGGCATTCTCGCCCATGTGGACGTTGTTCCCGCCGGCGACCCCGCCGAATGGACCACCCCACCCTTTCAGCCGGACATCCGCAATGGCCGCATTTATGCCCGCGGCGCTATCGACGACAAAGGTCCGGCGCTCGCCGCTTACTACGCTTTAAAAATCGTCCGCGATACAGGCCTCCCGCTCACCAAACAGATCCGTTACATCATTGGCACCGATGAAGAAAGCGGGTGGCTGTGTATGAAGCGCTATGGCGAGCTGGCCACCTTCCCGGAAATCGGCTTTTCCCCGGACGCCGACTTCCCAATCATCCATGCGGAAAAGGGGCAGATCAATCCAACGATCACGCTTCCCCCTGAGCAGGATCAAGATGCTCCCTTGCTCCTGCGATCCTTCACGGCAGGCGAGCGCGTCAACATGGTGCCGGACAGTGCGGTTGCCGTGATTGAGACCAAGCTTGATCTTTCCGCTCAGTTCACAAGCTTTTTGAAAAAATACGATCTGCGCGGCATCGACATCAGCACAGGCACTACTTTCACCTTGATCGTAAACGGCCAATCCGCCCACGGCATGAATCCCCAGACCGGACGAAATGCAGGTACATGGCTCGCTTCGTTCCTGCACGAACTCCCCTTCACCGGCACGGCAATAAAGTTTCTTCACTTCCTCGCCAACACACTTCATGAAGACCACCACGGCGACCGGCTCGGCGTGGCATGCGCCGATGAGGTGACTGGTAACCTGACTGTCAATCCCGGCGTCCTTTCCTACGACCAAGACAGCGGCGGAGTCATCAAACTCAACATCCGCTATCCGGCTACGATCTCTCCCGAAGAGCGCGTGCAACGGCTCCGTGAAAAACTTCAGATGCTTGACCTGCACCTCGCCGACGTACGCACCTCCAAATCGCACTACGTCCCCCAAGACCACCCCGCGATTCAGACCCTGCAGCGCGTCTACCGCGATCAAACGGGTCAGGAGCCAACCTTGCTCTCATCC
The nucleotide sequence above comes from Tumebacillus sp. BK434. Encoded proteins:
- a CDS encoding extradiol ring-cleavage dioxygenase; the protein is MNPFVFACITPHGSEILEELSQQNPDLMSVTRGSMEQLGRYMEEARPETIIVLTPHGVRIDGQFCVADCERMYGEVEDNGGKVTMERAVDRELAKAIVQEAKQMRLPIGAVNFATASGPYSCLPMDWGVLVPLWFMPNVPVVVITPTRTVGFAEHVKLGEAVARAVAASGKRVGLIASCDWSHAHDEHGPYGFDPAAAQLDAEVVELLKLNQIERMAEFEPEFIEAAKPDGIWQALVLAGGIEQADRDVEFLSYEVPTYFGLMCAAYHRK
- the pepV gene encoding dipeptidase PepV; this encodes MNWFQLAEQHREQFLKELIQFLSINSVEEMTTATEVQPFGAGVAQALDFLLHQATQDGFHTRNYEGYAGTIDYGQADEQVGILAHVDVVPAGDPAEWTTPPFQPDIRNGRIYARGAIDDKGPALAAYYALKIVRDTGLPLTKQIRYIIGTDEESGWLCMKRYGELATFPEIGFSPDADFPIIHAEKGQINPTITLPPEQDQDAPLLLRSFTAGERVNMVPDSAVAVIETKLDLSAQFTSFLKKYDLRGIDISTGTTFTLIVNGQSAHGMNPQTGRNAGTWLASFLHELPFTGTAIKFLHFLANTLHEDHHGDRLGVACADEVTGNLTVNPGVLSYDQDSGGVIKLNIRYPATISPEERVQRLREKLQMLDLHLADVRTSKSHYVPQDHPAIQTLQRVYRDQTGQEPTLLSSGGATYARSLKYGVAFGAVFPGETMTAHQTDEYATVDSLIKAMALYAQAIYELAK